In Zea mays cultivar B73 chromosome 7, Zm-B73-REFERENCE-NAM-5.0, whole genome shotgun sequence, the following proteins share a genomic window:
- the LOC100281822 gene encoding Chloroplast envelope quinone oxidoreductase homolog codes for MAAPKKTMRALRYDKYGGGAEGLKHVEVPVPSPSKGEVLLKLEAASINPIDWKIQKGMVRPFLPRKFPFIPVGDMSGEVVELGSGVTDFKPGDKVISISFPNGGGLAEYAVAPASLTVARPPEVSAAEGASLPTAASTALQQLKAAGVSSFDGGSGSGSGSGADSDGPKNVLVTAASGGVGHYAVQLAKLAGLRVTATCGARNLGLVAGLGADEVLDYKTPEGARLLSPSGTRYDAVAHCATGTPWSVFAPVLADRATVVDVTPGVAAAAKSFLQKVTFSRKRLVPLVLIPKKEEMEWLVEMTRQGKLRTVVDSRYSLSRAQEVWAKSIDGHATGKIVVEMGGAAE; via the exons GATGAGAGCTCTGCGGTACGACAAGTATGGTGGAGGAGCTGAAGGCCTAAAG CATGTGGAAGTGCCGGTCCCATCCCCGAGCAAGGGGGAGGTGCTGCTCAAGCTGGAGGCGGCCAGCATCAACCCCATCGACTGGAAAATTCAGAAGGGCATGGTCCGGCCCTTCCTGCCTAGGAAGTTCCCCTTCATACCAG TTGGAGACATGTCTGGCGAAGTGGTAGAGCTAGGCAGCGGTGTGACCGACTTCAAGCCAGGTGACAAGGTCATCTCCATCAGTTTCCCG AATGGAGGCGGGCTAGCCGAGTACGCGGTGGCGCCGGCGTCGCTCACAGTGGCACGGCCGCCGGAGGTGTCCGCGGCGGAAGGCGCGTCTCTGCCCACGGCCGCGTCCACCGCGCTGCAGCAGCTCAAGGCCGCGGGGGTAAGCAGCTTCGACGgcggctccggctccggctccggctctgGCGCCGACAGTGACGGCCCCAAGAACGTGCTGGTCACCGCGGCCTCCGGCGGCGTGGGCCACTACGCCGTACAGCTGGCCAAGCTGGCGGGGCTCCGCGTCACGGCCACCTGCGGCGCGCGCAACCTGGGCCTCGTCGCGGGCCTGGGCGCCGACGAGGTGCTGGACTACAAGACCCCCGAGGGCGCCAGGCTGCTGAGCCCGTCGGGCACCAGGTACGACGCGGTGGCGCACTGCGCGACTGGCACCCCCTGGTCGGTGTTCGCGCCGGTTCTGGCCGACAGGGCCACGGTCGTCGACGTCACCCCGGGGGTCGCCGCCGCGGCCAAGTCGTTCCTTCAGAAGGTCACCTTCTCCAGGAAGAGGCTGGTGCCGCTGGTCCTGATCCCCAAGAAGGAGGAGATGGAGTGGCTGGTGGAGATgaccaggcaagggaagctcaggaCGGTGGTCGACTCCAGGTACTCGTTGAGCAGAGCGCAGGAGGTGTGGGCCAAGAGCATCGATGGGCATGCCACCGGCAAGATCGTCGTGGAAATGGGCGGTGCTGCAGAGTGA
- the LOC100280936 gene encoding protein capI produces the protein MPSSGITAVDAAAKGMKLERYASGGALLLRRATSAKLVSASSHLLFRATVLATLALVFLFTLHYPSLLSRSFHLSAGGGGGADDGARSSASHRSLLMSSASYGGAAWEKEVRRSARPSRDGGISVLVTGAAGFVGTHCSLALRARGDGVLGLDNFNSYYDPSLKRARQALLASRGVLVLDADINDAPLLERLFDVAAFTHVLHLAAQAGVRYAMEAPQTYVASNVAGLVSVLEVAAKHADPQPAVVWASSSSVYGLNTDAPFSEDHRTDRPASLYAATKKAGEAIAHAYNHIYGLSITGLRFFTVYGPWGRPDMAYFFFARSIVAGEPVTLFRAADGSDARRDFTYIDDVVKGCLGALDTAGKSTGSRSGRKSGPAPLRVYNLGNTSPVPVTRMVAILEKLLGRKANKRVVTMPSNGDVPFTHANVSHAAHDFGYRPTTSLEAGLRHFVDWFVSYYKLDAKIAKPAAADDDKPAKKKKKNKAMSASS, from the coding sequence ATGCCGTCGTCGGGGATCACCGCGGTGGACGCGGCCGCCAAGGGGATGAAGCTGGAGCGGTACGCCAGCGGGGGCGCGCTGCTGCTGCGCCGGGCGACCAGCGCCAAGCTCGTGTCCGCGTCGTCGCACCTGCTCTTCCGCGCCACCGTGCTGGCCACGCTCGCGCTCGTCTTCCTCTTCACGCTGCACTACCCGTCCCTCCTCTCGCGCTCCTTCCACCTctccgccggcggcggcggcggcgccgacgACGGCGCGCGCTCCTCCGCCTCGCACCGCAGCCTGCTCATGTCCTCGGCGTCGTACGGGGGCGCCGCGTGGGAgaaggaggtgcggcggagcgccAGGCCGAGCCGGGACGGGGGCATCTCCGTGCTGGTCACCGGCGCCGCGGGCTTCGTGGGCACGCACTGCTCGCTCGCGCTGAGGGCCCGCGGCGACGGCGTCCTGGGCCTCGACAACTTCAACTCCTACTACGACCCGTCGCTGAAGCGCGCGCGCCAGGCGCTGCTGGCCAGCCGCGGCGTCCTGGTGCTCGACGCCGACATCAACGACGCCCCGCTGCTGGAGAGGCTCTTCGACGTGGCGGCGTTCACGCACGTGCTGCACCTGGCCGCGCAGGCCGGGGTGCGGTACGCCATGGAGGCGCCGCAGACGTACGTGGCGTCCAACGTGGCCGGGCTCGTCAGCGTCTTGGAGGTGGCGGCCAAGCACGCCGACCCGCAGCCGGCGGTCGTCTGGGCCTCGTCCTCGTCCGTGTACGGGCTCAACACCGACGCGCCCTTCTCCGAGGACCACCGCACCGACCGCCCGGCGTCGCTGTACGCGGCCACCAAGAAGGCCGGCGAGGCCATCGCGCACGCCTACAACCACATCTACGGGCTCTCCATCACCGGCCTCCGCTTCTTCACCGTGTACGGGCCGTGGGGCCGCCCCGACATGGCCTACTTCTTCTTCGCCCGCAGCATCGTGGCCGGCGAGCCCGTCACGCTGTTCCGCGCCGCCGACGGCTCCGACGCGCGCCGCGACTTCACCTACATCGACGACGTCGTCAAGGGCTGCCTCGGCGCGCTCGACACCGCCGGCAAGAGCACCGGCTCCAGGTCCGGCAGAAAAAGCGGGCCAGCGCCGCTCCGCGTCTACAACCTCGGCAACACCTCCCCCGTGCCCGTCACCCGGATGGTGGCCATCCTCGAGAAGCTGCTGGGCAGGAAGGCCAACAAGCGCGTCGTCACCATGCCCAGCAACGGCGACGTGCCTTTCACCCACGCCAACGTCAGCCACGCCGCGCACGACTTCGGCTACCGCCCTACCACCTCCCTCGAGGCCGGCCTCCGCCACTTCGTCGACTGGTTCGTCAGCTACTATAAGCTCGACGCCAAGATCGCcaagcccgccgccgccgacgacgaCAAGCccgcgaagaagaagaagaagaacaaagcCATGTCGGCGTCGTCGTGA